One Rosa chinensis cultivar Old Blush chromosome 3, RchiOBHm-V2, whole genome shotgun sequence DNA window includes the following coding sequences:
- the LOC112191533 gene encoding protein LIFEGUARD 2: protein MMNCWSFVGKVYAILTLQLLATIGIGATVRLDPSISHFLLKTHAGIAVYVLILVTPFVVLIPMLCLRHLKPVNYLLVAIFTVSLAFQVGITCVFTPGMVILESVFLTAVVFVTLTLYTFWAAWRGYDFSLLGPFLSEALLCLVIYAFIQIFYPLGKTKVMIFGALGSIVFCGYIVYDTYMLIERHSQDNDYILAAVGLYLDILNLFSFLIDFLSGCDNGSCDCCSAECCECLGDIGGECLA from the coding sequence ATGATGAACTGCTGGTCCTTCGTTGGCAAAGTGTACGCCATCCTCACCCTTCAGTTACTCGCCACCATCGGCATCGGCGCCACCGTCAGACTGGACCCTTCAATTTCCCACTTCTTGCTCAAAACCCACGCCGGCATTGCCGTCTACGTCCTCATCCTCGTGACGCCCTTTGTCGTGCTGATCCCAATGCTTTGTCTCAGACACCTCAAGCCGGTTAACTACTTGTTGGTTGCAATTTTCACAGTCTCTCTTGCATTCCAAGTCGGAATTACTTGTGTTTTCACTCCTGGGAtggtgattttggagtctgTGTTTTTAACCGCTGTGGTTTTTGTTACTCTCACACTATACACATTCTGGGCTGCTTGGAGAGGCTATGACTTTAGCTTACTAGGACCTTTCCTGTCTGAAGCCTTGCTTTGTCTGGTTATCTATGCTTTCATTCAGATATTTTACCCTCTGGGTAAGACCAAGGTGATGATATTTGGGGCCTTGGGATCCATTGTTTTCTGCGGCTATATCGTATATGACACCTACATGCTGATTGAGCGCCACTCACAAGACAATGACTACATTTTAGCTGCAGTCGGCTTGTACCTGGACATCCTTAATCTTTTCAGCTTCCTTATTGATTTTCTAAGCGGCTGTGATAATGGCTCCTGCGATTGCTGCAGTGCCGAATGCTGCGAGTGCCTAGGAGATATTGGTGGGGAATGTTTAGCTTAA
- the LOC112192200 gene encoding mitochondrial import inner membrane translocase subunit TIM17-2, translating into MGTPETSREPCPDRILDDVGGAFGMGAVGGSAFHFIKGIYNSPKGARLVGGSQAVRMNAPRVGGSFAVWGGLFSTFDCTMVYLRQKEDPWNSIIAGAATGGFLQMRQGLGATARSAAMGGVLLALIEGAGIMLNKIMSEQQQQQQMVMEDPGAGLPGMPQMGGPPGSEESSSVGSWLGGLFGKAKEPEPAGSGSETKVLESFDAPPVPSFEFK; encoded by the coding sequence ATGGGAACTCCAGAAACGTCTCGGGAGCCGTGCCCGGACAGAATCCTCGACGACGTGGGCGGAGCCTTCGGGATGGGCGCCGTGGGAGGGTCGGCGTTCCACTTCATCAAAGGCATCTACAACTCCCCCAAGGGCGCGCGTCTCGTCGGCGGCTCCCAGGCCGTCCGCATGAACGCCCCCCGCGTCGGCGGAAGCTTCGCCGTCTGGGGCGGACTCTTCTCCACCTTCGACTGCACCATGGTCTACCTCCGCCAGAAGGAGGACCCCTGGAACTCCATCATCGCCGGCGCGGCCACCGGCGGCTTCCTCCAGATGCGGCAGGGCCTCGGCGCCACCGCGAGGTCCGCCGCCATGGGAGGGGTGCTGTTGGCCCTGATCGAAGGCGCCGGGATCATGCTCAACAAAATCATGAGCGAgcagcaacagcagcagcagatggtgatggaggatcccgGTGCTGGTCTGCCTGGGATGCCGCAGATGGGCGGGCCTCCCGGCTCAGAAGAAAGCTCCTCCGTTGGGTCGTGGCTGGGAGGGTTGTTTGGAAAAGCCAAAGAGCCTGAGCCGGCCGGCAGCGGAAGCGAGACGAAGGTCCTCGAGAGTTTTGATGCGCCTCCAGTGCCTTCTTTTGAGTTCAAGTGA